From Anaerobacillus alkaliphilus, the proteins below share one genomic window:
- a CDS encoding CBS domain-containing protein — MQVILSHINLDFDGFASMVAAKKLYPKAKLVLPTKQGKSLERFLALYRDSFSLYYPNQINWENVTEIILVDIASLQRIGEVSYLIDKEKVEFIVYDHHQPNDMNVKAKTAMIELVGATVTLLVEEMRSKEITISSFEATIYALGLYTDTGAFTYLNTTPRDLIAGSYLLECGANLEIISKFSETPLQDEEQKLLQSLLLHSEEHYFDGVDILVAYHQQKDYTGGLALLARKALEMTGTDALFFVVEMGKRTFIVGRSTSERIDVLPIIKMFSGGGHQKAASAMVKNGNFQEILAIVRGSIKEVIKPSLTAKDIMSSPVKVISTITSIEEAGKMMLRYGHTGFPVLEDGKLVGIISRRDIDKAKHHGLGHAPVKGYMSTDPTTIHSSMSLEEVQNLMIAKNVGRLPVLEKDQLIGIISRTNVIEALHGEKIKSGQVIQQSSPLELSLARRMEKLIPHDILQLLKTIGEQADKLNYRAFMIGGVVRDLVIGRENEDIDIVVEGDGISFAKLLADYFGGTVRIHEKFGTATWKHPTGIKIDITSARTEYYDYPAALPNVEMSSLREDLFRRDFTINAMALQINTRDFGKLIDFFHGYQDIKQKKIRILYNLSFVEDPTRILRAVRFEQRFGFEMDKQTLELAHISVDKIASTSKARLAHELSILLREDYPVESLKRLSEIGVLQYLIGSTTCFGENKLRLLEDYKKLYDEITLALPRHRNRAWICYLIILLSGHDNRLQLLREFALDSSDLHTIDEVASIQLCDNSLANVTKLGELHLLFKKYSFEAIVCFSILHQLPSGERHMIKRYLIERVDIPNFINGEDLKTLNIPPSPIYTTILLELECLYLNQQVLSKEDALAFVKNKYCL; from the coding sequence TTGCAAGTAATCTTATCACATATAAACTTAGACTTTGATGGATTTGCCTCGATGGTAGCTGCAAAAAAGCTATACCCTAAAGCCAAATTAGTTTTACCGACAAAACAAGGGAAATCGCTCGAACGTTTTTTAGCTTTATATCGGGATTCCTTTAGTCTGTATTACCCTAATCAAATAAATTGGGAGAATGTCACAGAAATCATTCTAGTCGATATCGCCTCTCTGCAAAGAATTGGAGAAGTAAGTTACCTAATTGATAAAGAGAAGGTTGAATTTATTGTCTATGATCATCATCAACCAAACGATATGAACGTGAAAGCAAAAACTGCAATGATAGAACTGGTAGGTGCAACAGTTACCTTATTAGTTGAGGAGATGAGATCCAAAGAAATAACAATCTCTTCTTTTGAGGCAACCATATATGCCCTAGGATTATATACAGACACTGGCGCATTTACCTATTTAAATACAACTCCAAGAGATCTTATAGCTGGGAGCTATCTTTTAGAATGTGGCGCAAATCTTGAAATCATCTCGAAATTTTCTGAAACTCCTTTACAAGATGAGGAACAGAAACTATTGCAAAGTTTACTTCTACACAGTGAAGAGCATTATTTTGACGGTGTTGATATCTTAGTTGCCTACCATCAGCAAAAAGACTATACAGGTGGCTTAGCTCTTCTTGCCAGAAAGGCATTAGAGATGACAGGAACTGATGCACTATTTTTTGTCGTCGAAATGGGTAAACGTACGTTTATCGTTGGACGTTCCACGTCAGAGCGGATAGATGTATTACCAATCATCAAGATGTTTTCTGGAGGAGGACATCAAAAAGCAGCTTCTGCCATGGTCAAAAATGGAAACTTTCAAGAAATATTAGCTATTGTAAGAGGTAGCATTAAAGAGGTGATAAAGCCATCACTGACGGCAAAAGACATCATGTCTAGTCCAGTAAAGGTCATTTCAACAATTACCTCTATAGAAGAAGCAGGAAAAATGATGCTTCGATACGGTCATACTGGATTTCCAGTCTTAGAAGATGGAAAACTTGTAGGTATTATCTCAAGACGAGATATAGATAAAGCGAAACATCATGGTCTTGGGCATGCACCAGTAAAAGGGTACATGAGTACAGACCCAACAACCATTCATTCTAGTATGTCACTAGAAGAAGTCCAAAATCTTATGATTGCTAAGAATGTCGGTAGACTACCTGTTTTAGAAAAAGATCAACTCATCGGCATTATTTCTAGAACCAATGTCATTGAAGCACTTCACGGTGAGAAAATTAAGTCAGGCCAAGTCATACAGCAATCTAGCCCGCTGGAACTTTCTTTAGCTCGTCGAATGGAAAAATTAATCCCTCACGATATTCTTCAGCTATTAAAAACGATCGGGGAACAAGCTGACAAATTAAACTATCGTGCTTTTATGATTGGAGGAGTCGTGCGTGATTTGGTGATTGGTCGTGAAAATGAAGATATCGATATCGTTGTGGAAGGTGATGGAATATCTTTTGCTAAGTTGTTAGCCGACTATTTTGGAGGTACTGTACGTATTCATGAAAAATTTGGGACCGCTACTTGGAAGCACCCTACTGGTATAAAAATTGACATTACATCTGCCCGTACAGAATATTATGACTATCCTGCTGCATTACCTAACGTTGAAATGTCTAGCTTGCGAGAAGACCTTTTCCGTCGCGACTTTACGATTAATGCTATGGCGCTACAAATTAATACCCGTGATTTTGGCAAGCTTATTGATTTCTTTCATGGGTATCAAGATATCAAACAGAAAAAGATTAGAATACTCTACAACCTTAGCTTTGTGGAAGATCCAACGAGAATTTTACGAGCCGTTCGTTTTGAGCAAAGATTTGGTTTTGAAATGGACAAACAAACACTTGAGTTAGCCCATATTTCTGTCGATAAGATTGCCTCAACCTCAAAGGCAAGGCTAGCTCACGAACTTAGTATCCTCTTAAGAGAAGATTATCCCGTAGAGTCTCTTAAACGCTTGTCTGAAATTGGTGTTTTACAATATCTAATTGGTTCTACTACTTGTTTTGGCGAAAATAAACTAAGATTGTTGGAAGACTATAAAAAGCTTTACGATGAAATAACACTAGCCCTTCCAAGACATAGAAACCGTGCTTGGATTTGTTATTTAATCATTTTACTTTCTGGACATGACAATAGACTTCAGTTACTTCGGGAATTTGCACTTGATAGCTCGGATTTGCATACGATTGATGAGGTTGCTTCTATACAATTATGTGATAATTCTCTTGCAAACGTTACAAAACTTGGTGAGCTACATTTGTTATTCAAGAAATATAGTTTTGAAGCAATTGTATGTTTTTCAATCTTACATCAATTACCTTCAGGAGAAAGACATATGATAAAACGATACCTAATTGAGAGAGTAGATATTCCAAATTTTATAAATGGTGAAGATTTAAAAACCTTAAACATTCCACCCAGCCCAATTTATACAACGATACTATTAGAATTAGAATGCTTGTATCTAAATCAGCAAGTTCTTTCAAAAGAAGATGCTTTAGCATTTGTGAAGAATAAATATTGCCTCTGA
- the pssA gene encoding CDP-diacylglycerol--serine O-phosphatidyltransferase translates to MFILQHLDQTIKKMRTQAANLLTILNLGLGAFAIIFILQGQLYTSLLFICLAAVFDRFDGIVARRLNITSELGKQLDSLCDLISFGVAPALLLYSAILYDFGTPGAIFTIIFIACGAIRLARFNVSEHYGYFVGLPITAGGCLLTISFLLVEAVPGPLFMWITLILSLLMISTFKVKKV, encoded by the coding sequence TTGTTTATACTTCAACATCTTGATCAAACAATTAAAAAAATGAGAACCCAAGCCGCTAACCTTTTAACTATTTTAAATTTAGGTTTAGGAGCTTTTGCAATTATATTCATTCTTCAAGGGCAATTATATACCAGCTTGTTATTCATATGTTTAGCTGCCGTATTCGACCGTTTTGACGGAATTGTAGCTAGAAGATTAAATATTACCTCAGAATTAGGAAAGCAACTGGACTCATTGTGTGACTTAATATCTTTTGGAGTTGCTCCAGCCTTACTCTTATACTCAGCTATTCTCTATGATTTTGGTACACCTGGTGCAATATTTACCATTATTTTCATTGCTTGTGGTGCTATCAGATTGGCAAGATTTAATGTATCTGAACACTATGGATATTTTGTTGGTTTACCAATTACTGCAGGCGGGTGTTTATTAACAATAAGCTTTTTGTTAGTAGAAGCAGTTCCTGGACCTTTATTTATGTGGATTACTCTCATTTTATCCTTACTAATGATTAGTACGTTTAAAGTAAAAAAAGTGTAA
- a CDS encoding phosphatidylserine decarboxylase, whose amino-acid sequence MKKAIYQSLIELSGNRFNSYLLKNFTKSKVSKYINKSFVKTYNINEAEMEKPLHQYGSLQELFVRNLKEGARSIDETPNSIVSPVDGILADIGKINENSAFHVKDQDYSLVEMLGNKKRAEKYNEGIYIILYLSPSHYHRIHTPFSGTVVGKWAMGNKSYPVNELGLRLGKRPLSRNYRLITEVRLSNDKHYSVVKVGALNVNSIHPTFKGDSLKKGEELGYFSFGSTVVLLFEKDTLQIDPSVKAPMDVLVGMKIGSL is encoded by the coding sequence GTGAAAAAAGCCATTTACCAATCTTTAATCGAACTTTCAGGTAATCGTTTTAATTCTTACCTTTTAAAGAATTTTACAAAATCAAAAGTAAGCAAATATATAAATAAATCTTTTGTTAAAACATACAACATCAATGAAGCAGAAATGGAAAAACCTTTGCACCAATATGGGAGCCTACAGGAATTATTTGTCCGTAACTTAAAAGAAGGAGCAAGATCGATTGACGAAACCCCAAATAGTATTGTTAGTCCGGTTGATGGTATTCTTGCGGATATTGGAAAAATTAATGAAAACAGTGCTTTTCATGTTAAAGACCAAGATTATAGCTTAGTTGAAATGCTTGGAAATAAAAAAAGAGCTGAAAAATATAATGAAGGTATTTATATCATTCTGTACTTAAGTCCAAGCCATTATCATCGAATTCATACACCGTTTTCTGGAACTGTAGTTGGAAAGTGGGCTATGGGCAATAAATCTTATCCTGTAAATGAGTTAGGCTTAAGACTTGGAAAACGACCATTATCTAGAAATTATCGTTTGATAACCGAAGTTAGACTGAGTAATGATAAACACTATTCTGTTGTTAAAGTTGGAGCTCTTAATGTTAATAGTATACACCCGACGTTTAAAGGTGATAGCTTGAAAAAAGGGGAAGAATTAGGTTATTTTTCTTTTGGATCTACAGTAGTTCTACTTTTCGAAAAAGATACTCTTCAAATTGATCCTTCTGTCAAAGCACCAATGGACGTTTTAGTGGGGATGAAAATAGGATCTCTTTAA
- a CDS encoding CdaR family transcriptional regulator → MKLLAGLAQKIVNEVTEILDEEVIVVDHTGIIIAASDQTRIGSFHEGAQISVKKKEKIVITKEDVLRLKGVKAGINLPITFHHKVIGVIGITGDPSEVNRFGEIIQRMTELLIQEAHFHEKIESKHRGLETYVYEWVHLHQMNEDFRERGEILGISMDIPRCCALIEITQFNGDSLLERETTEVLREFYPGENQDILVQWGSGRYVLLKSVHNTLVEESVITSLKYIQGYIKENHGISLTIGIGTKVFDSSQLHTSYNHAKKALRVAKKNDGLVCYDNLTLDVALAEITDETRQEVVEKVLGILLREQELLETLEAYLESDLSIKETSKKLHIHINTLHYRLKRISELTGYSLKETRNLVMFYIALSFWNEVR, encoded by the coding sequence GTGAAACTACTAGCAGGTTTAGCTCAAAAAATCGTAAATGAAGTGACAGAGATTTTAGATGAAGAAGTCATTGTTGTAGACCATACAGGTATAATTATCGCTGCTAGTGATCAAACACGGATTGGGAGCTTCCATGAGGGAGCTCAAATTTCTGTTAAGAAAAAGGAAAAAATCGTTATTACCAAAGAAGATGTTTTGCGCTTAAAAGGTGTAAAGGCTGGGATTAATTTACCAATAACTTTTCATCATAAAGTTATTGGTGTTATAGGGATAACTGGCGATCCTAGTGAAGTAAATCGTTTTGGTGAGATTATACAAAGAATGACTGAGCTCCTGATTCAAGAAGCTCATTTTCATGAAAAGATTGAGTCAAAACATCGTGGGTTAGAAACGTATGTTTATGAATGGGTTCATCTTCATCAGATGAATGAGGACTTTCGAGAAAGAGGCGAAATTTTAGGGATATCCATGGACATTCCCAGGTGTTGTGCCTTGATTGAAATTACCCAATTCAATGGGGACTCTCTTCTTGAACGTGAAACTACAGAAGTACTGAGAGAGTTTTATCCAGGTGAAAATCAGGATATTTTAGTTCAGTGGGGGAGTGGCAGATATGTGTTACTTAAATCAGTTCATAATACTCTTGTAGAAGAAAGTGTCATTACATCCTTGAAATATATTCAAGGATATATAAAAGAAAATCATGGAATATCACTAACGATTGGCATCGGAACGAAGGTCTTTGACTCTTCACAACTTCATACATCGTACAATCATGCAAAGAAAGCACTAAGAGTAGCCAAAAAAAATGATGGACTGGTCTGTTATGACAATTTGACATTGGATGTAGCACTAGCAGAAATAACAGATGAAACTAGACAAGAGGTAGTAGAGAAAGTGCTTGGGATCCTGCTCAGGGAGCAGGAGTTATTAGAAACATTAGAGGCTTATTTAGAAAGCGATCTTTCTATCAAAGAAACTTCAAAAAAACTTCATATTCATATAAACACCCTTCATTATCGTTTAAAAAGGATTAGTGAATTAACAGGGTATTCCTTAAAGGAGACACGTAACTTGGTTATGTTTTACATTGCTCTCTCATTTTGGAACGAAGTTAGATAA
- the glcD gene encoding glycolate oxidase subunit GlcD — MIHQDAKKKFTAIVGEVNYLDSKQSLVAYSYDATPNYQALPDAVIKPRNTKEVSEIVKVCNEYKIPIVPRGNATNLCAGTCPLEGGLVMIFTLMNEIIELDEENLTVTVQPGLITLDMINAVEAKGLFYPPDPSSMKISTIAGNINEGSGGLRGLKYGVTRDYVIALEVVLPNGNIIRTGGKLAKDVAGYDFTRLMVGSEGTLGIITEATFKLIPKPETKKTMLALYDSLEAAGRTVSKIIANKIIPTTLEFLDQPTIRVVEDFAKIGLPTDVGAVLLIEQDGPLEVVERDIKRMAEICQEENALSVQIAQTDEEGTALTTARRSALSALARLKPTTILEDATVPRSKIAEMVREIEVIAKRNNVQICTFGHAGDGNLHPTCMTDARDKEEMHRVEKAFEEIFEKAIQLGGTITGEHGVGVMKSPYLAWKLGEEGVEAMKTLKMAFDPNNIMNPGKMFAKETRKRVVVSR, encoded by the coding sequence ATGATTCATCAAGATGCTAAAAAGAAATTCACTGCTATCGTAGGGGAAGTTAACTACCTTGATTCAAAACAAAGTTTGGTTGCTTATTCATATGATGCAACACCAAACTATCAAGCACTTCCAGATGCTGTAATTAAACCTAGAAATACCAAAGAAGTTTCCGAGATTGTGAAAGTTTGTAATGAGTATAAAATTCCAATTGTACCACGTGGAAATGCAACAAATCTTTGTGCTGGAACATGTCCTTTAGAAGGTGGACTTGTCATGATTTTTACACTCATGAATGAAATTATAGAGCTTGATGAAGAAAACTTAACGGTTACAGTTCAACCTGGACTCATAACGTTAGATATGATTAATGCTGTAGAAGCAAAAGGGCTTTTTTATCCGCCAGACCCAAGTTCAATGAAGATATCTACTATTGCAGGTAACATCAATGAAGGTTCGGGTGGCTTACGTGGTTTGAAATATGGTGTTACTCGCGACTACGTCATAGCGTTAGAAGTTGTATTACCGAACGGAAATATTATTCGTACTGGTGGGAAACTGGCAAAAGATGTAGCAGGTTATGATTTTACTAGATTAATGGTTGGTTCGGAAGGTACATTAGGTATTATAACAGAAGCAACATTTAAATTAATTCCAAAACCAGAAACGAAAAAGACGATGCTAGCCCTATATGACAGCCTTGAAGCTGCGGGACGTACGGTTTCAAAGATTATTGCCAATAAAATAATCCCGACAACTTTAGAGTTTTTGGATCAACCAACGATTCGTGTAGTTGAAGATTTTGCAAAAATAGGTTTACCTACAGATGTTGGTGCAGTACTTCTGATTGAACAAGATGGTCCATTAGAGGTAGTCGAAAGAGATATAAAGAGAATGGCTGAAATTTGCCAAGAAGAAAACGCATTATCTGTACAAATTGCCCAAACAGATGAAGAAGGAACAGCTTTAACTACTGCAAGACGTTCTGCCCTTTCAGCTTTAGCTAGACTAAAGCCGACGACAATTCTAGAAGATGCAACAGTTCCTCGTTCGAAAATTGCTGAAATGGTTCGTGAAATTGAAGTTATTGCTAAACGAAACAATGTACAAATTTGTACGTTTGGGCATGCAGGAGATGGAAACCTTCATCCAACATGTATGACAGACGCACGTGATAAAGAGGAAATGCACCGTGTCGAAAAAGCCTTTGAAGAAATCTTTGAAAAGGCAATTCAATTAGGTGGAACGATTACAGGAGAACATGGTGTTGGGGTAATGAAATCACCTTACCTTGCTTGGAAGCTTGGTGAGGAAGGCGTGGAAGCTATGAAAACATTAAAGATGGCTTTTGATCCAAATAACATAATGAATCCTGGAAAAATGTTTGCTAAAGAAACACGTAAACGGGTGGTGGTTAGTCGATGA
- a CDS encoding (Fe-S)-binding protein — protein MSTTNERQQELAIDMKAGMDYDELMNCMRCGFCLPSCPTYRESGGNEAASPRGRIALMKAVVDGIMEPDEDFEKQLSLCLGCRACEPACPSGVKYGHLLEAARDIIQKKKKHSLPVRMVRSLVFNQLFPKPNRMRTVSSLLWFYQKTGIQKIAQATHLTKIAPGNLSIMEKVLPQVPSPSQLKNRPTHVAAEGKVKQKVAFFSGCLMDTMFMDTNDATLFILSKSNCEIVIPEKQNCCGALHAHSGEKDGAKALAKENILAFENVKADFIVSNAGGCGALLVEYGHLLKDDPEWAERAKVFSARVKDISEILLAVGMPKMVLDEQIVTYQDSCHLRNVMGTFSAPRRLLQQIEGVTFTEMKDADRCCGSAGVYNIIEQEMSMQILDVKMEQAKATKARTLVTANPGCLLQMKLGIERAGLQKDVRAVHIVDLLAEAVKKGE, from the coding sequence ATGAGCACAACAAATGAGAGACAGCAAGAACTAGCCATCGATATGAAAGCAGGCATGGATTATGATGAGCTAATGAACTGTATGAGATGCGGATTTTGTTTACCATCTTGTCCAACATATAGGGAATCAGGTGGAAATGAAGCTGCTTCTCCTCGTGGACGAATTGCTTTAATGAAAGCAGTAGTTGACGGCATTATGGAACCAGATGAAGATTTTGAGAAACAACTTAGTCTTTGCTTAGGCTGTCGTGCTTGTGAGCCCGCATGCCCATCAGGGGTAAAATACGGGCATTTATTAGAAGCAGCTCGTGATATTATTCAAAAGAAGAAAAAGCATAGCCTTCCAGTCAGGATGGTTCGTAGCCTTGTTTTTAATCAACTGTTTCCAAAACCAAATCGAATGAGAACTGTTAGTAGTTTACTGTGGTTTTATCAAAAGACAGGAATTCAAAAAATTGCTCAAGCAACTCACTTAACAAAAATTGCTCCAGGTAATTTATCGATTATGGAAAAAGTGTTACCACAAGTGCCTTCACCTAGCCAGTTGAAAAATAGACCAACACATGTGGCGGCAGAAGGAAAAGTGAAACAGAAGGTTGCCTTCTTCTCAGGCTGTCTAATGGATACAATGTTTATGGATACGAACGATGCTACATTATTTATCTTAAGTAAATCCAATTGTGAAATAGTAATTCCCGAAAAGCAAAATTGCTGTGGAGCACTTCATGCCCATAGCGGTGAAAAGGATGGTGCAAAAGCCTTAGCCAAAGAAAATATCCTAGCATTTGAGAATGTGAAAGCTGATTTCATTGTATCAAATGCAGGAGGCTGTGGTGCTTTATTAGTTGAGTATGGTCATCTTCTAAAAGATGACCCAGAGTGGGCGGAGAGGGCAAAAGTATTTTCAGCTAGAGTAAAAGATATTTCGGAAATACTATTAGCAGTTGGCATGCCTAAAATGGTACTTGATGAACAGATTGTCACTTATCAAGATTCATGTCATTTACGAAATGTTATGGGAACTTTTAGTGCTCCAAGAAGGCTTCTGCAACAAATTGAAGGTGTAACATTTACGGAGATGAAGGACGCTGATCGTTGTTGTGGCTCTGCAGGGGTTTACAATATTATTGAGCAAGAAATGTCCATGCAAATTCTCGATGTGAAAATGGAGCAGGCAAAAGCAACGAAGGCCAGAACATTAGTGACAGCTAACCCTGGGTGTCTGTTACAAATGAAGCTAGGAATTGAACGTGCCGGGTTACAAAAAGATGTTAGAGCTGTCCATATCGTTGATTTATTAGCAGAGGCTGTAAAAAAAGGTGAATGA
- the mnhG gene encoding monovalent cation/H(+) antiporter subunit G, producing the protein MIEIIISLLVLLGGFLSLLGAIGIVRFPDVYGRLHAATKSATLGVISTMLAVYVHFHFVEGLFSGKVLLTILFVFLTAPVAGFMIARSAYNVGVELWDQSTQDDLKKAFEKKAKAKKARS; encoded by the coding sequence TTGATCGAGATCATAATTAGCCTTCTTGTCCTTCTAGGTGGCTTCCTAAGCCTTTTAGGTGCCATTGGTATTGTAAGGTTCCCCGATGTTTATGGGCGCCTTCACGCGGCTACAAAAAGTGCTACACTAGGTGTTATTAGTACCATGCTTGCCGTTTATGTTCACTTTCACTTTGTTGAAGGGTTATTTAGTGGAAAGGTATTATTAACAATACTATTCGTATTCTTAACAGCACCTGTGGCAGGTTTTATGATCGCTCGCTCTGCTTATAACGTAGGCGTTGAGCTATGGGATCAAAGTACTCAAGACGACTTAAAAAAGGCATTTGAAAAGAAAGCAAAAGCAAAAAAAGCTAGATCATAA
- a CDS encoding Na(+)/H(+) antiporter subunit F1, whose protein sequence is MLTLSLNISLIIMSLSILVCFIRVVKGPTMSDRVVALDTIGITLIGVIGIVMIIQNTLAYAEVILVIAILAFIGTIALAKFIEGGVIFDRDHN, encoded by the coding sequence ATGCTTACTTTATCTCTTAACATCTCGCTCATTATTATGTCACTATCCATTCTAGTATGCTTTATTCGTGTCGTAAAAGGGCCTACGATGTCTGATCGAGTGGTTGCCTTGGACACTATTGGAATTACATTAATCGGAGTCATTGGTATTGTCATGATCATTCAAAATACGTTAGCATATGCTGAAGTCATTCTAGTCATTGCAATTCTTGCATTTATTGGAACGATCGCATTAGCTAAGTTCATTGAGGGAGGTGTGATCTTTGATCGAGATCATAATTAG
- a CDS encoding Na+/H+ antiporter subunit E: MAFQILLNIGLAIIWMLLRNEFSPVEFFIGYIVGIALLFVLRRFLTFDFYFRRVIAIVKLIVLFIKELILANIDVIKIVLSPKLDIQPGIIAVPTKLKTDWEVTLLSSLISLTPGTLTMYFSEDGRTIYIHSIHVPDKEAMIKQIHNTFEKAIMEVTQ, encoded by the coding sequence ATGGCATTTCAAATCTTATTAAACATTGGTTTAGCGATTATTTGGATGCTCCTCCGAAACGAATTCTCTCCTGTTGAGTTTTTCATCGGTTATATAGTCGGGATAGCACTCCTATTTGTCTTACGACGGTTTTTAACATTTGATTTTTACTTCCGTCGCGTAATCGCGATTGTCAAACTTATTGTGTTATTTATCAAAGAGCTAATTTTAGCTAATATTGATGTTATTAAAATTGTTTTAAGTCCAAAGCTTGATATTCAACCAGGAATTATTGCTGTTCCTACCAAGCTTAAAACAGATTGGGAAGTTACGTTACTTTCTAGTTTAATATCGTTAACACCAGGTACATTAACAATGTATTTCTCTGAGGATGGTCGCACGATTTACATTCATTCAATTCATGTACCTGACAAAGAAGCAATGATTAAACAAATTCATAATACGTTCGAAAAAGCGATCATGGAGGTGACTCAATAA
- a CDS encoding Na+/H+ antiporter subunit D, which yields MNNIVILPILLPLIVGVVLLLFAKNLKVQRVISGVTAFALLGLSLYIAHIVYYDGIHTLALGNWQAPFGIVLVADLLAALMVILTSIVGLACLFFAFQTLSEERQKGYFYPFYFFLLTGVNGAFLTGDLFNLFVFFEVMLISSYILIVHGGTKYQLRESLKYVLINIFASGLFIVGVAYIYGVTGTLNMADLSVKVAELEQQGILNVIAILFLIVFGMKGALFPLYFWLPKSYYGPPAAIAALFGGLLTKVGIYAIFRTFTLIFYHDPGFTHNIILFLAGATMFFGVLGAVSQFDFKRILSFHIISQVGYMVMGLGIFTPLAIAGAIYYIAHHIIVKAALFLFAGATQKVTGTTDLKKMGGLLKTHPYLGWLFFIAAISLAGIPPLSGFFSKFALLLAGIQEGRYFIVVVALVVGLLTLFSMMKIFIYAFWGEQKLTDEEAKKRPVGKLLLPIAPLVLLSIALGLAAEPIFQFSLVVAEQILDPSIYINSVLNKE from the coding sequence ATGAATAACATAGTCATTCTACCGATACTTTTACCGTTAATTGTAGGCGTAGTCTTATTATTGTTCGCTAAAAATTTAAAGGTACAACGTGTAATCAGTGGAGTAACTGCGTTTGCCCTACTCGGGTTATCGTTGTATATTGCGCATATTGTTTATTACGATGGTATACACACGCTAGCATTAGGAAATTGGCAGGCTCCATTCGGGATTGTCTTAGTAGCCGATTTACTTGCGGCCTTGATGGTCATTCTTACTAGCATTGTTGGGCTAGCTTGTCTATTCTTTGCGTTTCAAACACTTAGTGAGGAACGTCAAAAAGGATACTTCTACCCATTCTACTTCTTCTTATTGACAGGAGTTAATGGTGCGTTTCTAACTGGGGACCTGTTTAACCTGTTCGTTTTCTTTGAAGTTATGCTGATCTCCTCTTACATTCTTATCGTTCACGGAGGTACCAAATACCAGCTTCGTGAGTCATTAAAGTATGTATTAATTAACATCTTTGCTTCTGGTTTGTTTATTGTGGGTGTTGCCTATATTTACGGTGTCACTGGAACCTTAAATATGGCAGATCTCTCAGTAAAAGTAGCAGAACTTGAGCAACAAGGGATTTTAAATGTCATTGCGATACTATTCTTAATCGTATTCGGAATGAAAGGTGCTTTATTTCCACTATACTTTTGGTTACCAAAGTCATATTATGGACCACCTGCAGCCATTGCAGCCTTATTCGGTGGCTTATTAACAAAGGTGGGTATATACGCTATTTTCCGAACATTTACGTTAATTTTCTATCACGATCCAGGTTTTACTCATAATATCATTCTGTTCTTAGCTGGAGCTACTATGTTCTTTGGAGTTTTAGGAGCAGTTTCACAATTTGACTTTAAACGGATTTTATCATTCCATATTATCAGTCAGGTTGGATACATGGTAATGGGATTAGGTATTTTCACACCACTTGCGATAGCTGGTGCAATCTACTATATTGCCCATCATATCATTGTAAAAGCTGCCTTGTTCTTATTTGCAGGAGCAACCCAAAAAGTGACTGGAACTACTGACTTAAAGAAAATGGGTGGATTGTTGAAAACTCATCCATATCTAGGTTGGCTATTCTTTATTGCAGCTATCTCGTTAGCTGGTATACCACCGCTCAGTGGATTTTTCAGTAAGTTTGCGCTTCTTTTAGCAGGTATTCAAGAGGGCCGATATTTTATTGTTGTTGTTGCCTTAGTTGTTGGGCTATTAACACTGTTCTCTATGATGAAGATCTTTATTTACGCATTTTGGGGTGAACAGAAACTTACAGATGAAGAAGCAAAAAAACGTCCAGTTGGAAAACTATTGTTGCCTATCGCACCGTTAGTACTTTTATCAATCGCTTTAGGATTAGCTGCTGAACCAATTTTTCAGTTTTCATTAGTCGTAGCTGAACAAATTCTCGATCCATCAATCTATATCAATTCTGTACTAAATAAGGAGTAG